In Streptomyces nojiriensis, one genomic interval encodes:
- a CDS encoding N-acetyltransferase, giving the protein MSWLPDNFVHPVLIPLPGSGHHLRPIRETDTPLDYPAVMGSRERLWTIYGPAWGWPAATMTYEADQADLLRHEKEIAAHQSFNYALFDAEETALLGCVYIDPPERAGADGEISWWVVDELVDSKVEQALDELVPQWIAADWPFEQPRFLGREISWSDWLALPEHPDA; this is encoded by the coding sequence ATGAGCTGGCTCCCCGATAACTTCGTCCATCCCGTCCTGATACCGCTGCCGGGCAGTGGTCATCACCTGCGGCCAATCCGGGAGACGGACACCCCGCTCGACTATCCGGCTGTGATGGGTTCGCGCGAGCGGCTGTGGACCATCTACGGCCCAGCCTGGGGCTGGCCCGCAGCCACCATGACCTACGAGGCCGACCAGGCCGACCTGTTGCGGCACGAGAAGGAGATCGCCGCACACCAGTCTTTCAACTACGCGCTGTTCGACGCAGAGGAGACAGCTCTGCTCGGCTGCGTCTACATCGACCCACCGGAGAGGGCCGGTGCGGACGGCGAGATCTCCTGGTGGGTGGTGGACGAGCTGGTGGACAGCAAGGTCGAGCAGGCCCTCGACGAGCTGGTGCCGCAGTGGATCGCCGCCGACTGGCCGTTCGAGCAGCCACGCTTCCTCGGCCGAGAGATCTCCTGGTCGGACTGGCTCGCCCTGCCGGAACACCCCGACGCGTAA
- a CDS encoding sensor histidine kinase, with product MSDEPRERIRPSSAAGARMPGALARLAVVLRTPAGAAQPLFAQAPRRWQRALPFVVVGIFIVTLLPVTIAVLSDDYGVGGGWAGALAVAQTVPLLLALTRPLHAWVLVLTADTVAAVLLIGADTVAGHSWPWPPMTIVGYLVLMACLGLRESVRTLVGVWLVTGVVGTVLGFSPPAGVTNTAALLFVLSGVMLVLTGALRGVGDAQQRVAEQESISEAERSRRTLLEERARIARELHDVVAHHMSVITVQADSAPYRVPGMSEPVREEFAAIAASARESLGEMRRLLTVLRGDGTGGADGADGERAPQPGIDRLQQLVEATVRAGQPVELSLAAGAAGAAPPAVDLSAYRIVQEALANVVRHAPGAPTRVSVTVDEDEVLVLVVNGPARDAVVQLESSGTGHGLVGMRERVRLTGGTLDTGPLPDGGFRVAARLPLNDPTEDLS from the coding sequence ATGAGCGACGAACCCCGCGAACGCATCCGCCCCTCCTCGGCGGCCGGTGCCCGGATGCCCGGCGCACTGGCCCGGCTCGCCGTCGTGCTGCGCACCCCCGCCGGGGCGGCGCAGCCCTTGTTCGCGCAGGCGCCCAGGCGGTGGCAGCGGGCGCTGCCGTTCGTCGTCGTCGGCATCTTCATCGTCACCCTGCTTCCGGTGACGATCGCGGTGCTGTCCGACGACTACGGGGTGGGCGGCGGCTGGGCGGGCGCGCTGGCGGTGGCGCAGACCGTGCCGCTGCTCCTCGCGCTGACCCGGCCCCTGCACGCCTGGGTGCTCGTCCTGACCGCCGACACCGTCGCCGCGGTGCTGCTGATCGGCGCCGACACCGTGGCCGGGCACTCCTGGCCGTGGCCGCCGATGACCATCGTCGGCTACCTGGTGCTGATGGCCTGCCTGGGGCTGCGCGAGTCCGTGCGGACCCTGGTCGGGGTATGGCTGGTGACCGGCGTCGTCGGTACGGTGCTGGGCTTCTCTCCGCCCGCGGGCGTGACGAACACCGCCGCCCTGCTCTTCGTGCTCAGCGGCGTCATGCTGGTCCTGACGGGCGCGCTGCGCGGGGTCGGCGACGCGCAGCAGCGGGTCGCCGAGCAGGAGAGCATCAGCGAGGCGGAGCGGTCCCGCCGGACCCTGCTGGAGGAACGGGCCCGGATCGCACGCGAGTTGCACGACGTGGTGGCCCACCACATGTCGGTGATCACCGTGCAGGCCGATTCGGCGCCGTACCGGGTGCCGGGCATGTCGGAGCCCGTGCGGGAGGAGTTCGCGGCGATCGCGGCGAGCGCACGGGAGTCGCTGGGCGAGATGCGGCGGCTGCTGACCGTGCTGCGCGGCGACGGCACGGGCGGGGCGGACGGCGCCGACGGCGAGCGGGCCCCGCAGCCCGGGATCGACCGGCTGCAGCAGCTGGTGGAGGCGACCGTACGGGCCGGGCAGCCGGTGGAGCTGTCGCTGGCGGCCGGGGCGGCCGGGGCGGCGCCGCCGGCGGTGGACCTGTCGGCGTACCGGATCGTCCAGGAGGCCCTGGCCAATGTGGTGCGGCACGCGCCCGGCGCCCCCACCCGGGTCTCGGTGACGGTGGACGAGGACGAGGTCCTGGTGCTCGTGGTCAACGGTCCGGCGCGGGACGCCGTGGTGCAGTTGGAGAGTTCGGGCACGGGGCACGGTCTGGTGGGGATGCGCGAGCGCGTACGGTTGACCGGCGGGACGCTCGACACGGGCCCGCTGCCCGACGGCGGCTTCCGGGTCGCCGCCCGGCTGCCCTTGAACGATCCGACCGAGGACCTCAGTTGA
- a CDS encoding dihydrofolate reductase family protein has product MGKVVMYSSVSVDGFVADENDQPGPLFEWLSSGDVPLDESGELKVSQTSYDHTRPYWDQIGVTIVGRHVFDLTDGWDGKPPGGIDHVVVVTHRPEPEGWDPEAPFHFVNGVEAAVAKAQELAGDRIVEVAAGDVGGQVLAAGLIDEVRMDVVPVVFGSGKRYFGSVHAQHLLEDPDVVIQGNRVLHLCYRVRR; this is encoded by the coding sequence GTGGGCAAGGTGGTCATGTACAGCTCGGTGTCGGTGGACGGCTTCGTCGCGGACGAGAATGACCAGCCTGGACCGCTGTTCGAATGGTTGTCGAGCGGTGACGTCCCGTTGGACGAGAGCGGCGAGCTGAAGGTGTCGCAGACGTCCTACGACCACACCCGGCCGTACTGGGACCAGATCGGGGTCACGATCGTCGGCCGCCACGTCTTCGACCTGACGGACGGCTGGGACGGGAAGCCGCCGGGTGGGATCGACCACGTGGTCGTCGTGACGCACCGGCCGGAGCCCGAGGGATGGGACCCCGAGGCGCCGTTTCACTTCGTCAACGGCGTCGAGGCCGCGGTGGCCAAGGCGCAGGAGCTTGCGGGTGACCGCATCGTCGAGGTCGCGGCCGGCGACGTCGGTGGCCAGGTGCTTGCCGCGGGCCTGATCGACGAGGTGCGCATGGACGTCGTACCCGTCGTGTTCGGGTCCGGCAAGCGCTACTTCGGGTCGGTCCACGCGCAGCACCTGTTGGAGGATCCTGACGTGGTGATTCAGGGTAACCGGGTGCTTCACCTGTGCTATCGGGTGCGCCGTTGA
- a CDS encoding HEAT repeat domain-containing protein yields the protein MDLVHPLDGLDARPWPALSHAYGSAEDVPDLLRALTGADVDAADEALSELYGSVLHQGTVYPASAEAVPFLAGIAAAGHCTADVLALLGGMAESEDAYGVAPGAVRAAVADRLPLLLPLLASPDPEVRRTAAWAVSHTGAPAVALPALRARWDEEPEPSARAEVLAGIARLDPQGGAAAAATVLDPSQPTEVRMAAVFASLDAGAPWTGPLHTTMLSLLPADPLRSDLGLERGEPLAAVVEALLGRGRRMAREAAFALVDAALYDGRAEVRAEGLWAADRACMLSRSAPRRLVPSLRTAAVDEESVVTMSCLLGRLGSVAAPAVNVLAPLAGRNADHDDDHADRALAALALVAPAQSAPLLAAGLGRRPRALAAAAGFRSPEGLAFPYSGELLDAFRQHLARPEALSGSEPWQLTNLLAGWGAEAAPALPELCAALPHFPGQAARAIASVAADCAPADRVRAVTSLRAVAAEQGVLSVAKALYDLDGEIAPLLHRLEQDLRRGAGELREAARAAGALGPRAAALAPALREALSGTDGDTTPALDTTTALAEALWRVTGDTDGVVAVLDSVFARAEQNPWSRWSVVRAARAAVLLGPAGRPLAARLEAALDDPARAPAAVLALTAMGEPASLDRTALAEAALRSAESDADPAGACDALEALGPDALTGGQTRRLAALADGDARVVRSGVEDRIIRQDETLRNRVRALLTACPDPQHPDPSGNVGRLDIRTRRRRPAPFVPGRSGL from the coding sequence ATGGATCTCGTACACCCGCTCGATGGCCTGGATGCCCGACCCTGGCCTGCCCTTTCCCACGCGTACGGCAGCGCGGAGGATGTGCCCGATCTGCTGCGGGCCCTGACGGGCGCTGACGTGGATGCGGCGGATGAGGCGTTGTCCGAGCTGTACGGGAGCGTTCTGCACCAGGGGACGGTCTACCCCGCCAGTGCGGAGGCGGTGCCGTTCCTGGCCGGGATTGCGGCGGCCGGCCACTGCACGGCAGACGTCCTGGCGCTGCTCGGCGGCATGGCGGAGAGCGAGGACGCGTACGGCGTTGCACCGGGCGCGGTCCGGGCGGCTGTGGCGGACCGGCTCCCGCTGCTACTGCCCCTGTTGGCCTCCCCGGATCCGGAGGTCCGCCGGACCGCGGCCTGGGCGGTGTCCCACACCGGCGCGCCCGCGGTTGCGCTCCCGGCCCTCCGCGCGCGCTGGGACGAAGAACCCGAGCCCTCCGCGCGCGCGGAGGTCCTGGCCGGGATCGCACGGCTCGACCCGCAGGGCGGAGCGGCGGCGGCCGCCACCGTTCTGGATCCGTCCCAGCCGACCGAGGTGCGCATGGCCGCCGTCTTCGCCTCCCTCGACGCGGGTGCTCCGTGGACCGGGCCCCTGCACACGACGATGCTGTCCCTTCTGCCCGCCGACCCCCTGCGCTCCGATCTCGGCCTCGAACGCGGCGAGCCGCTGGCCGCCGTCGTCGAGGCACTCCTGGGCCGGGGTCGGCGGATGGCGCGCGAGGCGGCGTTCGCGCTGGTCGACGCAGCCCTGTACGACGGTCGGGCCGAGGTGCGGGCCGAAGGCCTCTGGGCGGCAGACCGCGCCTGCATGCTCTCCCGCAGTGCCCCGCGGCGACTCGTGCCGAGCCTTCGAACGGCGGCCGTCGACGAGGAGTCGGTGGTCACGATGTCGTGCCTCCTGGGCCGGCTGGGCAGCGTTGCCGCACCGGCAGTGAACGTCCTCGCCCCCCTCGCCGGACGGAACGCGGACCACGACGACGACCACGCGGACCGGGCCCTGGCCGCGCTCGCACTGGTTGCGCCCGCGCAGTCGGCGCCGCTCCTGGCCGCCGGGCTCGGGCGGCGCCCGCGGGCCCTCGCTGCCGCCGCCGGGTTCCGGAGCCCGGAGGGCCTCGCCTTCCCCTACAGCGGCGAACTCCTTGACGCCTTCCGGCAGCACCTCGCCCGGCCCGAGGCCTTGAGCGGCAGCGAACCCTGGCAGCTGACGAACCTGTTGGCGGGGTGGGGCGCCGAGGCAGCGCCGGCGTTGCCCGAGCTGTGCGCGGCACTCCCGCACTTTCCCGGCCAGGCCGCCCGGGCGATCGCCTCCGTCGCCGCCGACTGCGCCCCGGCAGACCGCGTCCGGGCCGTCACCTCGTTGCGGGCGGTGGCGGCCGAGCAGGGAGTCCTCTCCGTGGCGAAGGCCCTGTACGACCTCGACGGCGAGATCGCGCCCCTGCTGCACCGGCTCGAGCAGGACCTCCGGCGCGGCGCCGGCGAGCTCAGGGAGGCCGCCAGGGCGGCCGGTGCGCTCGGTCCCCGGGCAGCGGCGCTTGCGCCTGCCCTGCGAGAGGCGCTCAGCGGCACGGACGGCGACACCACCCCCGCGCTGGACACGACCACGGCTCTCGCCGAGGCCCTGTGGCGTGTCACGGGGGACACGGACGGGGTCGTTGCCGTTCTGGACTCGGTCTTCGCGCGCGCCGAACAGAACCCATGGTCCCGGTGGTCCGTGGTGCGGGCCGCCCGCGCGGCGGTCCTCCTCGGCCCCGCGGGACGGCCCCTCGCCGCCCGCCTGGAAGCCGCCCTCGACGATCCGGCCCGGGCACCGGCCGCGGTGCTGGCCCTCACGGCCATGGGCGAACCCGCCTCGCTGGACCGCACCGCGCTCGCCGAGGCCGCCCTGCGCTCAGCCGAATCGGACGCCGATCCGGCGGGTGCCTGCGACGCCCTGGAAGCACTCGGCCCCGACGCACTGACTGGCGGCCAAACACGCCGACTTGCCGCCCTCGCCGACGGCGACGCCCGAGTGGTCCGCTCAGGAGTCGAAGATCGCATCATCCGCCAGGACGAAACCCTCCGAAATCGCGTCCGGGCACTCCTCACCGCCTGCCCGGACCCGCAACACCCTGACCCGTCGGGCAACGTCGGCCGCCTCGACATCCGAACCAGGCGGCGGCGCCCCGCACCATTCGTCCCAGGGCGATCAGGGCTCTGA
- a CDS encoding transposase, producing MTADFHDRLRGKVRKKACRDPEPTAGVIDSQSVKADAVVGADSRGFDGGKLINGRERHAVVDTLGLVLGVMVTTADTGDRTAARVLLEQVTHAHHRLELIWADGGYTGSLIERCLATLALVLAIVKRSDDMRGFVVLPKRWIVERFFAHLMRSRRSAATRTPPEQYCCAHSSTDPKAA from the coding sequence CTGACCGCCGATTTCCACGACCGGCTCCGCGGGAAGGTCCGCAAGAAGGCGTGCCGGGACCCGGAGCCGACCGCGGGTGTGATCGACTCCCAGTCGGTGAAGGCGGACGCCGTCGTGGGCGCGGACAGCCGCGGATTCGACGGCGGCAAGCTGATCAACGGCCGCGAACGGCACGCCGTGGTCGACACACTCGGCCTCGTGCTCGGCGTGATGGTCACCACCGCGGACACCGGCGACCGCACTGCCGCCCGGGTACTTCTCGAACAGGTCACCCACGCACATCACCGGCTGGAGCTGATCTGGGCCGACGGCGGATACACCGGCAGTCTCATCGAGCGCTGCCTCGCCACGCTCGCGCTGGTCCTCGCGATCGTGAAGCGCAGCGACGACATGCGCGGCTTCGTCGTGCTGCCCAAGCGGTGGATCGTCGAGAGGTTCTTCGCCCACCTGATGCGCAGTCGCCGGTCCGCCGCTACGCGGACACCTCCAGAACAGTACTGCTGTGCCCACAGCAGTACCGATCCCAAGGCTGCGTGA
- a CDS encoding DUF6000 family protein has translation MRDIRSDPELQELVRRFVRPDRRYLRLGGSLHRMNAVQRSTFVRDLAQAAYEITPAELGILFEGGWRERKTAAWLVAVAHRTEFRDLIGRLLLASGGPYAGAAYCVALARFGTAADAELLSAYLDHYLSRPDLDYDQPTVLGTLLYLDEMLGSDYATRFLSPGGPWDRWLEVRAVAALDPRNCEQAVKQLCAFVDESVEVFASPDCGS, from the coding sequence ATGCGTGATATCCGGAGCGATCCCGAGTTGCAGGAGCTGGTTCGACGGTTCGTCAGGCCTGATCGGCGATACCTTCGGTTGGGCGGGAGTCTCCACCGGATGAACGCGGTCCAGCGCTCCACGTTCGTGCGGGATCTGGCGCAGGCTGCCTACGAGATCACTCCCGCGGAGCTCGGCATCCTCTTCGAGGGCGGCTGGCGCGAGCGCAAGACCGCCGCCTGGCTGGTCGCCGTGGCCCACAGGACCGAGTTCCGCGACCTCATCGGCCGGCTCCTGCTCGCCAGCGGGGGTCCGTACGCGGGCGCGGCGTACTGCGTCGCCCTCGCGAGGTTCGGCACTGCAGCGGATGCCGAACTGCTCAGCGCCTACCTTGATCACTACTTGTCGCGTCCCGACCTCGACTACGACCAGCCGACCGTCCTCGGGACACTCCTGTACCTCGATGAGATGCTCGGCTCCGACTACGCAACACGGTTCCTTTCCCCGGGCGGTCCGTGGGACCGATGGCTCGAAGTCCGGGCTGTGGCGGCCCTCGACCCGCGCAACTGCGAGCAGGCCGTGAAGCAACTCTGCGCGTTCGTCGACGAGTCGGTCGAGGTCTTCGCCTCGCCGGACTGCGGGAGCTGA
- a CDS encoding dihydrofolate reductase family protein — protein sequence MRKLIYGMNLTLDGYIAAPGDDIGWSVPSDELFQFWSDQLQATDLSLYGRKLWQTMSSYWPTGDQRPNATPAEIEFARRWRDMSKVVFSSTVDTVDWNTRLVTGDAVAEITRLKAEDGGPMDIGGATLAGAAMRAGLIDEYLLATAPVLVGGGTPFFTALDNWVNLNLVETRTLPCGVILTRYETRR from the coding sequence ATGCGGAAACTGATCTACGGCATGAACCTGACCCTGGACGGCTACATCGCCGCGCCCGGCGACGACATCGGCTGGAGCGTGCCGAGCGACGAGCTGTTCCAGTTTTGGTCCGACCAGTTGCAGGCGACCGACCTCTCGCTGTACGGGCGCAAGCTGTGGCAGACGATGAGCTCCTACTGGCCGACCGGCGACCAACGGCCCAACGCCACCCCGGCGGAGATCGAGTTCGCGCGCCGCTGGCGGGACATGTCGAAGGTGGTGTTCTCCTCGACGGTCGACACGGTCGACTGGAACACCCGCCTGGTCACGGGCGACGCGGTCGCCGAGATCACCCGGCTCAAGGCCGAGGACGGCGGCCCGATGGACATCGGCGGCGCGACGCTCGCCGGGGCGGCCATGCGGGCCGGGCTGATCGACGAGTACCTGCTGGCCACCGCGCCGGTCCTGGTGGGCGGCGGCACGCCGTTCTTCACCGCGCTGGACAACTGGGTGAACCTCAACCTGGTGGAGACGCGGACGCTGCCCTGCGGCGTGATCCTCACCAGGTACGAGACGAGGCGCTGA
- a CDS encoding transposase, whose protein sequence is MTGTQWAVVRPLMPVPGWLEGRGGRLEAYCHRTMLDAVHYLVDNGTKWRAIPADFPLWELVYAFFRR, encoded by the coding sequence ATGACGGGCACGCAGTGGGCCGTGGTCCGTCCACTGATGCCGGTGCCGGGCTGGCTGGAGGGCCGCGGTGGACGTCTGGAGGCGTACTGCCACCGGACGATGTTGGACGCGGTCCACTACCTGGTCGACAACGGAACCAAATGGCGGGCCATACCGGCCGACTTCCCGCTGTGGGAGCTGGTCTACGCCTTCTTCCGACGTTGA
- a CDS encoding response regulator, with translation MTIRVIIVDDQAMVRAGFAALLSAQADIDVVGEAPDGRQGVQVSRSTHPDVVLMDVRMPEMDGLTAAREILDPPPGVVHRPKVLMLTTFDIDDYVYEALRAGASGFLLKDAPPADLIAAVRVVASGEALLAPSVTRRLIADFVQQRPAPRKDPALRLKGLTPRETEVLELIARGLSNQEIAGHLVLAEQTVKTHIGRVLAKLDLRDRAQAVIFAYEAGLVRPGDSG, from the coding sequence TTGACCATTCGCGTGATCATCGTCGACGACCAGGCCATGGTGCGGGCCGGGTTCGCCGCCCTGCTGTCGGCGCAGGCCGACATCGACGTGGTGGGCGAGGCCCCCGACGGGCGGCAGGGGGTGCAGGTCTCCCGCTCCACGCACCCCGATGTGGTGCTGATGGACGTGCGGATGCCAGAGATGGACGGGCTCACGGCCGCCCGGGAGATCCTCGATCCCCCGCCCGGGGTGGTGCACCGGCCGAAGGTGCTGATGCTGACCACGTTCGACATCGACGACTACGTGTACGAGGCGCTGCGCGCGGGAGCCTCCGGGTTCCTGCTCAAGGACGCCCCGCCGGCCGATCTGATCGCGGCGGTCCGGGTGGTCGCGTCGGGCGAGGCGCTGCTGGCGCCCTCGGTGACCCGACGGCTGATCGCGGACTTCGTGCAGCAGCGCCCGGCGCCCCGCAAGGACCCGGCGCTGCGGCTGAAGGGGCTCACCCCGCGCGAGACCGAGGTGTTGGAGCTGATCGCGCGCGGGCTGTCGAACCAGGAGATCGCGGGGCACCTGGTGCTGGCGGAGCAGACGGTGAAGACCCACATCGGGCGGGTGCTGGCCAAGCTCGACCTGCGGGACCGGGCCCAGGCCGTGATCTTCGCGTACGAGGCGGGGCTGGTGCGGCCGGGCGACTCCGGCTGA
- a CDS encoding alpha/beta hydrolase — MRRFGRTLVTAALAVTLVGGTAGWASGDSQTAVTGPPPGTAAWRADTVSGRALPDPATAAPREVAAFFAGLDDAARRELLRSHPLVVGNLEGAPLPLRYEANRIAVAATGEARYASLAAPDRQILAFDPRGRGQVAEVFGDLEHAEHVSVIVPGSDNDAATYDAPRKPSTGPAGMARALREATGSETGTGTGTGTGSGGSTAVVAWIGYTTPVGVGLDAADGRLARAGAARLARFTAGLDAVGAPDPVLFCHSYGSVVCGLAARHTDAADLVAFGSPGMRADTAAALGTGARVWAARGPSDWIADVPNVEFAGIGHGADPTSAAFGARRVPAADVQGHAGYFMPGTQSLAAFAAIAKGTLR, encoded by the coding sequence ATGCGCCGCTTCGGAAGGACGCTGGTCACGGCCGCACTGGCGGTGACCCTCGTCGGGGGGACCGCCGGGTGGGCCTCGGGCGACAGCCAGACGGCGGTCACCGGACCGCCGCCGGGCACCGCCGCCTGGCGGGCCGACACGGTGTCCGGCCGGGCCCTGCCCGATCCGGCGACCGCCGCGCCGCGCGAGGTGGCCGCCTTCTTCGCCGGGCTGGACGACGCCGCGCGCCGGGAGCTGCTGCGGTCGCACCCGCTGGTCGTGGGCAACCTGGAGGGGGCGCCGCTCCCCCTGCGGTACGAGGCCAACCGGATCGCCGTGGCCGCCACGGGCGAGGCCCGGTACGCCTCCCTCGCCGCCCCGGACCGGCAGATCCTGGCCTTCGACCCGCGTGGCCGGGGCCAGGTGGCCGAGGTGTTCGGGGACCTGGAGCACGCGGAGCACGTCTCGGTGATCGTGCCGGGCTCGGACAACGACGCCGCCACCTACGACGCTCCGCGCAAACCCTCCACCGGCCCGGCCGGGATGGCCCGGGCCCTGCGCGAGGCGACGGGGTCCGAGACCGGGACCGGGACCGGGACCGGGACCGGATCCGGCGGGTCCACCGCCGTCGTCGCGTGGATCGGCTACACCACCCCGGTCGGCGTCGGCCTGGACGCGGCCGACGGCCGCCTCGCCCGGGCCGGGGCGGCCCGGCTGGCCCGTTTCACGGCGGGACTCGACGCGGTCGGCGCGCCCGACCCGGTGCTGTTCTGCCACAGCTACGGCTCGGTGGTGTGCGGGCTCGCGGCCCGGCACACCGACGCCGCCGACCTCGTGGCCTTCGGCTCCCCCGGAATGCGCGCCGACACCGCGGCCGCCCTCGGCACCGGGGCCCGCGTATGGGCGGCCCGGGGCCCCTCCGACTGGATCGCCGACGTCCCGAACGTCGAGTTCGCCGGGATCGGCCACGGCGCCGACCCCACCTCCGCGGCCTTCGGCGCCCGCCGGGTGCCGGCGGCCGACGTACAGGGCCACGCCGGGTACTTCATGCCCGGCACCCAGTCCCTGGCGGCCTTCGCCGCCATCGCGAAGGGAACGCTCCGATGA
- a CDS encoding calcium-binding protein, whose amino-acid sequence MPHREHQRAAEPGHRPRRAGAAGLACALAAGSLVLLGTGDVSARAVTCFGVPATLVVTTPDATTEGTPGNDVIVGTPGPDTIHGQGGDDLICGLAGDDILIGGLGNDQLDGSAGADQLRGDSFSPTGNATGGGNDRLLGGDGDDQFTGDSYAPAGTAEGGGNDQLIGGPGNDRLTGDSRGLSAVGGGVDRIDGGPGDDALLGDSGAFAGNATGAGSDVLLGGPGAETITGDSEAAQHAIGSGGNDLLDLGADGGVSAIGDHTVTNPAGGRAIGAGNDRIIGGASDEFLVGDSGPADARGTAAGNDTISGGAGNDRVFGDNVDLTGTASAGTAGGADFLDGGEGIDTLKAGPAGDFLTGGPDGPDACDGEGGTDFATGCETLAGLP is encoded by the coding sequence ATGCCCCACCGGGAACATCAGCGTGCGGCCGAGCCGGGACATCGCCCGCGCCGGGCGGGCGCCGCCGGCCTCGCCTGCGCCCTGGCCGCCGGATCCCTCGTCCTCCTCGGCACCGGGGACGTCAGCGCACGGGCGGTGACCTGCTTCGGCGTACCCGCCACCCTTGTCGTCACCACGCCCGACGCGACCACCGAAGGGACCCCGGGCAACGACGTGATCGTCGGCACGCCCGGCCCGGACACGATCCACGGCCAGGGCGGCGACGACCTGATCTGCGGGCTGGCGGGCGACGACATCCTCATCGGGGGACTCGGCAACGACCAGCTCGACGGCTCCGCGGGCGCCGACCAACTGCGCGGCGACAGCTTCAGCCCGACCGGCAACGCCACGGGCGGCGGCAACGACCGCCTCCTCGGAGGCGACGGGGACGACCAGTTCACCGGCGACAGCTACGCCCCCGCGGGCACCGCCGAGGGCGGTGGCAACGACCAGCTGATCGGCGGCCCCGGCAACGACCGGCTGACGGGGGACAGCAGAGGACTGAGCGCGGTGGGCGGCGGGGTCGACCGGATCGACGGCGGCCCCGGCGACGACGCCCTGCTCGGTGACTCCGGCGCGTTCGCCGGCAACGCCACGGGCGCCGGGAGCGACGTACTGCTCGGCGGGCCCGGGGCCGAGACCATCACCGGGGACAGCGAGGCCGCGCAGCACGCGATCGGCAGCGGCGGCAACGACCTGCTGGACCTGGGCGCCGACGGCGGGGTCTCGGCGATCGGCGACCACACCGTCACCAACCCGGCGGGGGGCCGCGCGATCGGCGCCGGGAACGACCGGATCATCGGCGGCGCCTCCGACGAGTTCCTCGTCGGCGACAGCGGCCCGGCCGACGCGCGCGGCACCGCCGCGGGCAACGACACCATCAGCGGCGGCGCCGGGAACGACCGCGTCTTCGGCGACAACGTCGACCTCACCGGCACGGCGAGCGCGGGAACGGCGGGAGGCGCCGACTTCCTCGACGGCGGCGAGGGCATCGACACCCTCAAGGCGGGCCCCGCCGGCGACTTCCTCACCGGGGGCCCGGACGGCCCGGACGCCTGCGACGGCGAAGGCGGAACCGACTTCGCCACCGGCTGCGAAACCCTGGCCGGCCTGCCCTAG
- a CDS encoding DUF5958 family protein: MTERDIILNELAQGLRPMSQGIDWFDAQGPEDQDEVLLFLRHHCMQARAVTEDGPESIRRAGLRPTHTPAVLITRGPIEQQLRKIAGLTPVDERRKAFRLLVAVLAVADERRRERFCSGGCGHWWHRLSVTDG, encoded by the coding sequence ATGACCGAGCGCGACATCATCCTCAACGAACTCGCCCAGGGCCTGCGCCCGATGTCACAGGGGATCGACTGGTTCGACGCCCAGGGCCCGGAGGACCAGGACGAGGTTCTCCTGTTCCTCCGCCATCACTGCATGCAGGCCCGCGCGGTCACCGAAGACGGACCGGAGAGCATCCGCCGTGCCGGGCTGCGCCCGACGCACACGCCTGCGGTCCTGATCACCCGCGGCCCGATCGAGCAGCAACTGAGGAAGATCGCAGGCCTCACCCCCGTCGACGAACGTCGCAAGGCGTTCCGGCTGCTGGTCGCGGTACTCGCGGTCGCTGACGAACGGCGCCGCGAACGCTTCTGCTCCGGCGGATGCGGTCACTGGTGGCACAGGCTGTCCGTCACCGACGGGTGA